The Falco biarmicus isolate bFalBia1 chromosome 7, bFalBia1.pri, whole genome shotgun sequence genome contains the following window.
GCATTTACAGGAAGAACAAACGGACAGCCTTCACAACATAGGGACAtccatttcttgttttcctgtttcagaTGCCTTAAAACCTGCCACCTTGGACATCAGCTGTCACCAACATCATTATAAGCTCTCTGGGAGCAAACTTTGAATCTTAGAAGTCGAAGTAAAACAGAACAGAGTTCCTTGTGGCACTGGAAAGGCACTAAATTCtacatttttaacagaaaaatggcTAAGATGCTTCTGTCAAACGGCAATGGGTTGTTCAAAGAACAAAGTAacgggggtgggaggggggcaggaaaagggaaagaaaaaccacTATTTGCAACGTCCTTACTGCCAACACCACACCACTATCTCACTGGGTATGAGAGATGCTCTGCTGTCTCTAAACCCCCAGGAAATCTCAACCTCCATACTGCTCATTAACGCAGACTTTGTACTCACCGATGCAGCACTTGTATTACTGAGATAGCAATCCTTGGCAACCATGCACAGCCTATAGATCAGAAAGATGGGAATAAGAGAGAAACATAAAGCCCAAGCACTTACTGGATGAGGAGGAATACTTGACACTGCTTGAACGGGTCCTGCTGAAAGGCTGCTTTGCAGAGGCAGCGGCTGCTATTTTCCTGGCCGCGGCTCTAACCTCTGAAACACCTGTTTTCCGATAGGACTCCACACTCCGGCCTGAAAACCCCGTCCTCGACTGCGCCGTCTCAGAGTCACTGGGCACCGTAAACGAACCTGCCCGTTTCCTCGGCATGGCGAGGATGTCCAGCCGAGAGAGCTTCTTCGTCTCCGTGGACTGCTTGGTGCCCGGAGCAGTGGCTTCAGAGTTGGAGGCCGTTTTCTCCGTATCGATGCACTCGTTGTCCGAAGCATCTCCCAGACGGGCACGACGTAGCTTTGAGGCCCTTGTGGGCCGTGGAGTGGATAAACTGTTGGAACGGGTGAGAACTTGCTGGATTTTCTGCACATTTGAGGTTGTTTTGCTGTGGTCCTCCTTGGTGGATTGAGTAAAAGGTTTCCTTCTGGGAACTGGCCGGGTTACCGGGTGCTCGTGGTCAGACACGACTGCGTCGGGGACTGGCAAGTAGGGCAAGCTCGAGCTCTTCTCGTCGTCCGTGAAGTCAAGCGACCCTCGAGTCCCAGCACTCCGCTTCATCTGGAAGCGTTTGGTGGTCTCCACACGGTTTGACGCTTCTGGTGCTTGCGTTTTCCGCTTCTCTGTCAGCCTGTCCCGAGCGCTGGGCTGCCCGCACTGGTCCTGGATGGAAGGCGTGGAGGAAGATTTCTCCTTCTGCAAGCTCACGACCGCTTTGCGTTTTGGGGCATTTGTTGGGACGTTTTTGCCACTCACCAAGCTGACCGTGCTGGCAGTGTCCACATCTGAGTCCCCTGACAAGGAGTCCTCCAACTGACCAGCAGTTTCTGAGGGCTCCAGCTGTTGGCTTTGACCAAGTAATTTGGCTTCCAGCGCTGCCAAGGCAGTTTCAGTGTCTTTAAGGAGAAGATGAGTCTCCTGACCAAAGTCCATACGAGTTGATCGAACAGCCTCTAAATCTTTAAGCAGAGGGTGACTTGAAATATGTGGGAGTTTATTTTGAGGAACACCACTGCTTGATTTATCTTTGGTAAAACTTTCCTGTCTAACAAAAGATGATGCTTCCTTTCCTGCCATGTTTTCCTGATCTTGAGGAAGACTCTGATGAAGGGAAATAACGACTTTTCCAGCTGCATTTATGTAAGCGCTAACATCTTTGACCGGTGGCTTTCCAGGAATTGGTGTGCCAGCAGACTTGAAGGAAAACTCCTGATCCTTGCCATCTTTGTCTGCTCGAGCATGGGACATGCTCAGAGAGAGCTTGGAGGGAATCCCCGCATCGTTGCCATCATCACCAATGTAGAATGAAGTAGAAACTGGCTCGCTCACAGCTCTCGTGTTTGAGACTCGGGAGGCTCCTGGCTGCCGGCTCTCTGATCTTGTGTCTTCCCCCATCTGCTCTAGCATTTTATTGTTCTCTTTaaatttcttgcctttttccATGCTGAAGCCGTCATCAGATCTGCTGGCATCGCTGAGGCTATCTGGATCCAAGTCTTCCTGGATGAAGAGGCGGCTGCTGGGATCACCATAGGCTTCCACACAGTGGTCCTTCACGATGGTTCTCTTGGTAACCTCAGAATAGGACTCTTGGCAAACCAGGACCGTGGGTGTGGGGCTGTCCGATTTGTCACttggtgggagctggggaagaaggcGCCTTGTTCTCGAGGGTGCAGCGTTTTCTGGTTCCCCAGATTTTGGGGCTAcactgctttctgcagggagTGAAGTGGACAAGAATCAACTGTTGTACAACTATACcacttgtttatttatttaggaaaaGCTTGATCCTGCAAAGTGCAAGTCCACAAGAGTACTCACAAGGAACGTGCTTAGAACTAAGCTTTTATGTAATATGAACATCAACAGGGCCTGGCTCGTGCTCACTCCCTCAGGTTTATCAAAACAGGCACTACACTTAATTCCTTTGCTGAATCAGTGCTCAACACCTTCCCTCTCTCAAGGTAGGGACTTCCATTCTCCCATAATATTCCTCTCAGTACAAGCACATACCGTAGGGGCAAAAAGCATTGCTGGCATCTATCTACAATAAATCAGGGCACAGGAATGAGACGAAAAGTCAATAAACCACTGCAGCAACTCAGTGTTTTAAAGTGCAATTCTACACAACATAACCCATTTGACTAAACAGATGGTCTTTTTCACAGGTCAAGTTCTCATGCAATCATATCCCACAGCAAAGTCTCAGGAGAAAGACCCTATAACAATTAAGAGGCTCTGAATTAGAGCTCACCACCTCAGCGTGGGTGGACTTATCAGTATGGACACACTTCATAGAAAGTGCACTCTTATTTCTCCCATGCTGCTGGCCAGGACTTCATATCTgatactgcttttaaatacCAAGATAACTGGTTATTTGATGACAGTAATACTTCAAACACTCCAGGAGTCAGGTTCTCACACAGTGTGAAAACTGACAGTAAAACTCGGAAACCTTAAAGGTTTCTTCTAATCTTTACTGAAGCTATCCACAGCTGTTGATGGCAAGAAGGTAATGACAAATATTTCCAACCAAAAAGGTTGAAAACAAGAAGGttgaaaatgtttacaaaagcCAACAAAGtgctcttctccctttctcacaTACCAACAGGACCATGGGGTCTGTAAGCTGTCTTCCCAGTTACAAGGAGAGCCTGATGTTCTCCCacttcccttctcccctccaTACCCAGTTCTCTGTGCTGACCTCCACACTTCAAACCCACCATCTGACAGCAAACCCCAGAACAGCCTAAAATTCTCAGCACAGCCAGACACGGGAGAAGCACGCAAAAAAAAGCACGAGTCAGCCATGAAGTCCAAGGCAAGTTGCAAAGGGCTTTCATCTGGCATCATAAGGCAGTCGAAAGAATCACTGCTCAGGGCTACTGAATACCCAAGGCTCTTACaatcttcctccttcccaggTGCCCTTCAGCCATGTCAAACTTAACATTTTAGAACTTTTTGGATGACTCTGAAATGCAAACCAGAGGCTCCCTCCATCTCCACTCCACTGGGAACAATTCACTCTGTCTTTCCCATCCTCAAATGCATTagctaaaacagaaaataagccACAGCCAGATGCAGAGAAACCTttaatttctgcctttcatATCATCCTGGCTTAGATTCAGACACCTTCAAACAGTAATGTCAGGATGAGACTTACCTGCACCTCCATCACCCTGCACAGAGACAGATCCAGAGTCAGAGTAACTGTCCGCAAGGCTCGCCCACCTGGACACCCACTTCTGACTCCCTTGAGATGCTGCAGACATCTACAACAAGGTGGGGAAGGTGGTGTCAGAAAGAGGGTTTGTAAACCAATTCCTAGCCACAAAATCTCTCCTTTCACACATACATCACTCAGTCTCCTCAAAATGGAAATCAATCTACACATCACATTTCCATCCAGACAGAAAACCCATCTACACCTCTACAATCCCAGCAAATCCACCTGGACTGGCCATACCTGTGCATCTGCCTGAGACCCACTCACAGCTTTTGAGGCAAGTGCCTGGAGCAAAGGTGACTTCTGACTAGTGCCATTTTCACTGATTAGATGCTGATGAGAACCAGAGTCATCTTTTTCACCTTTAATTATTGGTCTAAAGGCTGAAGAGATTCTGGAAAATTCGGGTGACTCAAGAACaccaaaaacctgaaaaagtatttgcatGGGAAAGATTAAACCCcaagaaaataggaaaatattaacCCAAAAATCCAAATCCACAAAGCACTAGTCACACACAAATTATGATCCCAAAAGGCCAGAAACACTTGTCAATGCTTCCTTActatgtaaataattttctgctgtaCTCCACAATAGCAGCTTTAAATACACTTATTCATAGAATCCCACTCATAACcacctttcctcccttcttcaTTATTTCAGTATGCTGCCTTTAACAGTAGTAACTTTCATTGAAAAGGAGTCCCTTTTCAGCCCTGAGAAATTCAGGATGAGTGTCACGAAAGCTATTTACCAGCTCATTCATGGAGAATTAGAAACAAAACCGGTAAGCTCCATCTCCAGGGACTTTCGTAGACTGTAGCAGAGAGTGGGCTGAGTAAAGCAGCCTTGCACTGCCACGTGAGAACCTGGGAACGGATGCACCTCCGAGATGGGCGAGTGTTTGAGTTGGTTGGCCAGATTCCCTCTGAAGATAAACAGGCTTTCCTAGGAGGGTGACCAAGATCCATGCCTCAGAAGAGgttgtttctcttccctgacTACAAGTAGTTCAGAGAAAGATGCTACTGTGGAGGGTGCCTAGGCTCGGAAGAGATAGCCATAAAGTTCTCCACtctcacttttatttaaaaaagtgCATGTGCAACGGTGGAATAAAAAGTAAAGTCACCTCAAAACCTCAGCAAGTCCAGAATTCAGATCATCTTTCTTCCTGGACAGAAACACCGAGGTCCAGTTATTACTTATTTCCTGAGTGTCAGGATCTGCACTGCACCAAGCCTACGGCAGAACCaggagcagaacttggccaGCTTGCCTGCCGGAGTCACACAGCTGCCAAGACTACTCCCCAGAAATAATTGCGTCTCTGTGgcatttttattcctatttcCCCACCGGAACAATTAACCATCTAACGTCAGGACTAGGGCCTTGCTGTGGCTTAAACATCCTGCCCTGAAAGCTTCCGATCGCGTTTCAAACAAAgatgtaaggaaaaaatgtaataaacaaGAGAGGGAAGCTAGATCCAGGCTCACAGAACGCTGTATACAAAGCTCTACGGCCAGGTTCAATTAAGGCTTCCTTTGAACCTCACCGTTCTCCTGCCTACAATTCACTAAATCTTCATAGCAGCTtgccagttttgtttttataatagACCGCAGATGAAAGTTAAACCTGAAAATCAGCCAACCTTTGGTTTGCCCTGTGGTTGCTTAgttgggtggatttttttttagcctcTCCCTCatctctggggttttgttttcaggctATCAGTCACTTTGCAAAATCCAAACAAGTATAGGTCCAGCTAGGATTGCCTCTGCCCTAGACCACACCCTTCACTATCTCAACTAGCTGCCACTTGCCCTGCCAGCAAGCACTCCCTTTCCAACCAGGCACAGCTAAATGCTTCCTACCTACCACTCGGGAAGGATCAAGAGCACCAGCCCTTGGTCTGCATTTCCTTTGGCCCAGCACTGCATTAGCgatgggctgcagctcctgtttTCATAACggtgggcaggaggggatgCAACGTTAAGGCAGAGGCTTGGAGCAGTCCTAGAGACTAGAGCGGCTCCCAGCCACGGCTCTCGGCATGATACGCCTCATCTTTATTCTGTCGTTGTCTTTCCTCTAAACAGGTTGCAAGCCCGCTCTTGCACTTTTGCATCCAAATCCCATTTTGGAAGCAAGGCAGCTCTTTGCTGTGGGCTAACTTTGCCTTGCACTCTGcgattttttgtttgtttgcaattttgttggtttgctggggttttttaaagacCAATCTTACAGTTTGTTGGGGCCTGTCCTTAACCCGGGTCACCCAGCATGATCTCCCACTCCTAAACATAAACCCCTGCTGCAACCAGTTCAAAAAGGAGCAGTCCTTCATGGCAACAACTAATGAAGTTAGACCCTTCAGCCCAAAGTGCAGAAGCCCAAGCCTTCAGCCCTCAGCTCACTGGccaagcacagaaaagcagcatttaccTGATCTATCATTTTTCGCGCTTCCTCCACCTCTTTATCCTGCGACTCCGTCTCAATGGTGTATGTGCCTGTCTCGCTTACACTGTCTTCCTCATCattcctcctgccctgggcagacTTTACCTCCGGAGgtggagcagaggcaggctcTGGTTCTGAAGATATAACCACACGTGGAGCTACCggcacaggcagaggtgctGATTTCTCAGTGCTTGGCTTCCCAGACTGAGCAGTCTCACGCAAATACTCGGCCATAAAATCCTGAGCCATTTTAGACTTCCTCCCAATGCTCCCGTAAGTTTTGGCTGATGCTCTGGAAGCACAGGAGGACACAGTGTTGATCCGATCCTCCGTCTTCTCCCTCTTGAAGGAGCTAGTTCTCTGCGTCCCAGAGGAGCTGTTACTAGGTTTGCCTGCTTGGGCCCCAAGGTGGGGCGGCGGCACCGCATTTCCCAGCTTCTCCGCCGGCACTGCGTTCTTGCGCTTTTCAGCCTTGGTCCTCAGCCCTGGATCGGTGTCGCTCTGGGAGGAGTGAGCACTGTGCGTGAAGGACTGTGACCGCTTCTTCCGTGGGGTGTCCTCAAAGAACTCGATGACAAAGGCCTGCTTGTTGTGCAGCATCTCGTGGGGATCACGCCTCATCTGGCGCTGCAGCCTGGTTTGCTCCGTCGCACGTTCGCTGCCCGTTGTTGTCTCCTTCTCCGCCTTGGGTGCCACGGGGTCTTCGGAGTCGCTCTGAGTCCCGTCCTCGTGCCTATTGCCTGGAGACAAGGTATGTAGATTTGACTCTCCTATACTCAGTTGCTGTGGCCTTGTCATTACCTCCCAGTCAAACTTTATCATTTCagttaaaacaagaaaatccgATAGGATTAAACAACCTCAAAGACACCTGCTGTGGTACAGGGATTGCAGCCCatcagaggaaataaaagagaaggcagctgtCTCCTGACCCCACTTTTCACAAGCGGTTGGCTATCAAGTCATGCAAAAACAATTCAGTAAATCATTTCAACCCCAAAGATTTCTGATTTTGTAGCGCTGATTGTTTTAGGTAAGTACTAttagttttggggtttgctttttttccatttaaataaaaacgATGACATTTTGCCATTCTGCTCAATTACTGTAGTTCGAGATCACCTCATTAGGGTCCCTCTGTTACAGAGCAGAAATCTCTCTGCAGGATCAGTAAATAAGCCCTGCATGCTGCCTCCCATCAAATCCCCATAATGAAAGACCAGATCAGTGCGTTACAAGTGTATGCACCTCTGAACATCCACGTTACCCCCCTCTAAGAGAGGGAAATAAACCAGAAGCTAACACTGAATTTGCAGGATTCTTtacttttcctgaagttttaaGAATCACACCACGACACCCCCACGAGTTACACCATCCTATCACCAGCCAAGCAAAGTCAAATCATTACTTAAGAGTTCACTAAGCTTAAAGTAagtttataattattttttgcttatGTTAGCAACAACCATCTTTACAACCTGCTCTGTATATCAGTGATGCCTGCCATTCAGCACCTCAGTTCAGGACTCTGAGAAagtaagttaaaaataaaacaaaaaacaaacctttttttgaagaaggaaaCGGGTGTGAAGGCACACAACACGATTCAGTCAACGACCAGGAACCTGTCATCGGGAGAAGGGGGAAAGAGGTCTCTGCGCTCTAGACTGTAATATGCAGCAAGATATACTGGCTAAAATACCAcgtgtttgaaaggaaaactgctCAAACCTACTTTGCAAGTTCTCCAGACACATGGGTGAAGACCATTTATTACTGCAAGTTAGCTATGAAAGATTAGAATTTAATACAAGATCCATTCAACCCAGGAGTCAGTCCTCTGAAGAGTTTCCTAACACTCATGAAGGAAGCTAGCAAACTTTGCATTGTGCCCTGAGGGCTGATAAGCTTCATCCTTGGAAGGGAAAGTTCTTAAATTAAAGGGTCTTGGCTAAGAACTCTGCTGAATGCAAAACGGTGAGGACACAAGGAAAAACACTCATCGCGCCCATGGATGCCCCAGCAGAACACCATGCACATCCCCTCAAGCTGCTAAGACCTAAACTCTCTAGTCTTGGTATCAGGCTTTACATTCACcacatttttcctgaaagtgAACAAATATTACTAATGAACCCCCATGGTGGGCGTCTCCAACCCTGAAGACTCGAAGCTGGTAGGCAGCCAGCGGTAGCCTCCAAGACATCTTCAAAATTAGCCCTGCCAGAAGAACACGTCACACAGCTATCGCAGATAAGTAACACCCTGTCCTCTGCCAAAGCAGAGGTGGATAAACTCCTCAGGCCACCAACACTGTATGTTTTAATCAAATGTCCAAAGAGTTGATTTCTTGATATGCAAGTTATGCATTAAATTACCTCAGCTTCTTTTCATGTGTTATGGACTCTAAAAAGCCAAGTGCAGTCAGCCTACTATtcctgtgcatcacttgggaAGATCCTAGGATGAACAGCAGCTGCCTAACTCTCCATAGTTTTCTCCAAGAGGAAAGAGCAAAATTACTGAAACACATATGTATCCCTGAAAATGTTCTCCAGTAACTCAACAAAATCCACTATCACagtaacaaaaaaccccaacccaaccccCCCCAGACACAGCAGACTGAAAGTAAGACCCTAATAATCAAGCAGAGCACCTCAACTCTGTTCCTTATTGGGAAGAACTAGAAACAAGCAATGACAAAAAAGCAGTTCCATTGCCAGGCCATAACAAACCCCAGGGCTGGATATGTGAGACCTTTCTGACCACAGCGGCTTTTCAAAAAACTGTAAACAAAACAGCAAGTTGGAGGTGTAACAGGTAAAGCTCCTCATATTATGAGCTTTTTCCAGCAAGGACCAAGCAAGTACTCCTTTAAGAGAAAGCAAGGTATTGCTGTCATTTAAGAAGGACCTCAAGCATAAGTAGGTCTGGTAACCTTCAATATTACTTCACCAGTTAAAGCTGCAGTTCAAAACAATAGCTTTTCCATAAGCCTGCAAGGGAGTGAGAAGGCAGGAACCAGTGGTCTCCTCCTAGCTGTTCAGTGCATGGCCCAAGAGAGAGATCCAAGCAAGCTCAAATGTtgcaaaaatacattcaaaatcACATGACAACCATCTGCACTAAGACCTGGGCTTCAAACTATACTTCAGACCTTTGAAAATCTCCAAAGAACTCCTCACAGTGACACACTTAACAGGACACAGGTCCACAAAACCTGAAGGTTTTGAACACAGCAGGATTTCAGAAAAGCCTTCGTTTAAAAGAAACCTTCCTTCTACAAGCACAACAATTTCCTCCATTGGTGACCGTTTATATCTCAAATCTGTCACCAGTCTTTATGTCAGGACCTTCTGTCATCCAACCAAGTGGCTCTGGTCACTACAGCCATCAGGATGATCACAGGTTTAACCTCTTCTGGACTACAGTGAAAAAGAAGTCATTCCTTCAGCTAGGAGAAGCCAAGAGAAGAAAATCCACTGAAATACCTGTATTTACCAGCCTGCCTGACcacatgcaaattattttagacatttacaaatcaaaatccttttttcaaTCACTGTTACTGCTGAGTTGGCATTATAGATGTAGAGGAACCAGATTAGAGTGCCCTCAGGCCAGCATCACACATGACTTGAGGGCCAGGTGAAGAGCCTGCTAGCCAGATTCAAAACCATTAACAGTcattaaagaaatattcttaACCTTGCAAATTTTGGCTGAGATAATTAAATTCAGTTCTCCTTGACAGGAGTAAGGTTTTCCCCCCTTTATTATGCTGCATTTGCACGGCCAACAGAGAACTACATTCACTTGACGAAGTATTCACTCACCTTTAAGTGTCCTCACATGAACTGGCAGGTCACTCTTTGTACTGTACACATCATCTCCCGGAGACTGCCGTCTCATCAAGCTTGGGTCATTCTGGACAAGCCAGTCAGCTACTTTGCTCTCCGCTGACATCACTTCTGTATGAGCTGGTTCTTTACCGTACAGTCTTCTCTGTCTGAGCGAAAATTTAGTTACATGgtcttttatctttattttaccAGGGGTACCATCATCAAATTCAATGGTGAAAGAGGCATGACTCTGCACAACGGGGGCTACTACAGCATCAACATCCTTTGTTGGGATCTCATGGACCTGTGTTTCTGGAGATTTTGATGGCTGCTGAAATTCTTTAGTTGGAATCTCAAAGTAACTTGGCTCTCTCCGGAAGGCAAACACAGACTGTTCTTGGGCATCTCTATAAGCAGAAATATTACCATTCAGTTCTTCTTCATGTTGGGTTATTTCTTTTGGTCTTTCTacaaaagaggaggaaaaaaaaaaaagacaagaaaacctTAAATTCACAAATATTAACTGAAatggattaaagaaaaaatacaagttctGGTTTAGATAGCTTTACACTCCGGCCTCATCACTGAAATCAGTGCTtactgcactgctgcagcctgacCAACATTTGTTATCTTCACTTTGTCCTTTCTTCAACTGCTGCCCAAAGGGAGAGCTGAGCACACACTCACACACGCACAGTTCTGTTTTGACAGAACCCACGTGGCTGGTGGCATTTCAAGGTTTCTGTACGCCTGGGCTGATGTGGAAGGAAGATCCTGTTTCACTTTGCTGAATTCACTTACCTACACACTGACTCAAATTTCCACAGTTCAAAGGAAAAGACTGAGTGTGCAAAGCTAATCACAGGCATGCTTTTGATGGATCAACACCTAATTCCATAACATCACCAAGGATAAAATCATATATTTTCAGTAGCACCCAAACTTCTTGGCTAGAGAGTAACTTACTTATTTCAGCCTCTTGGGAGGGCTGCTAATCACAACCCCTCACTGCTAGAGAACAGATACGCTGCATGTGCCTCGAAATAAAACACTTGTTTGTGCAGTAAAGGATATGCTTGATAGAAACACCAGGTTTACTGAACAAGTGACACCTTTCACATATACAGATTCACAACAGGAGCAGTAAGACTAAATGGCTTCTAAGGATGATGAGGTGAGGAACAGATTGCTCCCATATTAATCAAATTCAGTCAATGCATCAGCTCTTAAAGTGCCTCTTAGCAAACTCCTGGGAGACACAGTGGGTGGTTTATTCAGGTGGGCTGCATACAGTCACAGATACAGCACTGCTGCATAACTGTGTCTCAAACCAGCTTAGCAAGGCCTTTCTCATCCGTACTGAATTATTCCACCGTACTGAATTATTCCACAACTGCTGTTTCTAATGTTCAAACATTTCAgtggaaacattttatttttcccttattCTGGTTTCATCAGCAGCAATCCACACGTAAGAATGTGCACATGCGAGCACAAAAAAAGTGGTAATTGAAGCCTTGAAGCAGGATAGGTTCAGACAGTAAAGCTCAAAACTGTACAGAAATTTTGTCCCCCCATCTTCTCCCACCCCAAATCACCCCCATTACCTGAGTAATGTTCCTCTTGCCTTCTGTCCTCCTTGTTATTTGCATCATCTTCCCCCCACCAGGAGGGCTGCCCATAAAGAGGGGTGCGGTAAGTACTGGTTTCTAGGAAGAGGATAAGCAAATACCTTGATACAGAAAATACCAGTTTACCAGATTCACTGAAGTCAATCACatgccaaaaaggaaaaaaaaccagcagggTCAGATGAGATCAGGTACCTGTTACATTGCAGTTAGAACAACAAGAAGTTATACATAATAATAAGTATGCTCAGGCTTTTCTTCCCActacccccccccccgtttttcttttttacattctGCTGTGAGATGTT
Protein-coding sequences here:
- the CEP170B gene encoding centrosomal protein of 170 kDa protein B isoform X7, whose product is MTGSWSLTESCCVPSHPFPSSKKGNRHEDGTQSDSEDPVAPKAEKETTTGSERATEQTRLQRQMRRDPHEMLHNKQAFVIEFFEDTPRKKRSQSFTHSAHSSQSDTDPGLRTKAEKRKNAVPAEKLGNAVPPPHLGAQAGKPSNSSSGTQRTSSFKREKTEDRINTVSSCASRASAKTYGSIGRKSKMAQDFMAEYLRETAQSGKPSTEKSAPLPVPVAPRVVISSEPEPASAPPPEVKSAQGRRNDEEDSVSETGTYTIETESQDKEVEEARKMIDQVFGVLESPEFSRISSAFRPIIKGEKDDSGSHQHLISENGTSQKSPLLQALASKAVSGSQADAQMSAASQGSQKWVSRWASLADSYSDSGSVSVQGDGGAESSVAPKSGEPENAAPSRTRRLLPQLPPSDKSDSPTPTVLVCQESYSEVTKRTIVKDHCVEAYGDPSSRLFIQEDLDPDSLSDASRSDDGFSMEKGKKFKENNKMLEQMGEDTRSESRQPGASRVSNTRAVSEPVSTSFYIGDDGNDAGIPSKLSLSMSHARADKDGKDQEFSFKSAGTPIPGKPPVKDVSAYINAAGKVVISLHQSLPQDQENMAGKEASSFVRQESFTKDKSSSGVPQNKLPHISSHPLLKDLEAVRSTRMDFGQETHLLLKDTETALAALEAKLLGQSQQLEPSETAGQLEDSLSGDSDVDTASTVSLVSGKNVPTNAPKRKAVVSLQKEKSSSTPSIQDQCGQPSARDRLTEKRKTQAPEASNRVETTKRFQMKRSAGTRGSLDFTDDEKSSSLPYLPVPDAVVSDHEHPVTRPVPRRKPFTQSTKEDHSKTTSNVQKIQQVLTRSNSLSTPRPTRASKLRRARLGDASDNECIDTEKTASNSEATAPGTKQSTETKKLSRLDILAMPRKRAGSFTVPSDSETAQSRTGFSGRSVESYRKTGVSEVRAAARKIAAAASAKQPFSRTRSSSVKYSSSSTSRRRPQGSDYTSTSEEEYGSNHSSPKHKRSHTSTATQTPRMRGSGLSKQKHNGRETDEDEDFDDHPDPYNFMAQTAEIAEIARLSQTLVKDVAILAREIHDVAGDGDSQSSSGTGPSTSLSSVPNTPASTISAREEIARRSFRLAYPSQLVQHIPEASLNYQKVPPGSVELKDFDQNMNDNREEDASRKTRTRNREEVIFDNLMLNPVSQLSHTIRENTENLAEKMKILFQNSESTWEEMEAKINSENEVPILKTSNKEISSILKELRRVQKQLEVINAIIDPTGNLDVVASNKASSAAKQSTATKVRTANASVSTLETLSPAQMRNYTQKSNCGSSSLQDSNFIPDGEKYVI
- the CEP170B gene encoding centrosomal protein of 170 kDa protein B isoform X2 translates to MYVLEQIQHKVPEEALKHEKYTSQLQMNYKGTAMKRAEQPMEHGVYTESPQAKLEKGERKAITETSTYRTPLYGQPSWWGEDDANNKEDRRQEEHYSERPKEITQHEEELNGNISAYRDAQEQSVFAFRREPSYFEIPTKEFQQPSKSPETQVHEIPTKDVDAVVAPVVQSHASFTIEFDDGTPGKIKIKDHVTKFSLRQRRLYGKEPAHTEVMSAESKVADWLVQNDPSLMRRQSPGDDVYSTKSDLPVHVRTLKGSWSLTESCCVPSHPFPSSKKGNRHEDGTQSDSEDPVAPKAEKETTTGSERATEQTRLQRQMRRDPHEMLHNKQAFVIEFFEDTPRKKRSQSFTHSAHSSQSDTDPGLRTKAEKRKNAVPAEKLGNAVPPPHLGAQAGKPSNSSSGTQRTSSFKREKTEDRINTVSSCASRASAKTYGSIGRKSKMAQDFMAEYLRETAQSGKPSTEKSAPLPVPVAPRVVISSEPEPASAPPPEVKSAQGRRNDEEDSVSETGTYTIETESQDKEVEEARKMIDQVFGVLESPEFSRISSAFRPIIKGEKDDSGSHQHLISENGTSQKSPLLQALASKAVSGSQADAQMSAASQGSQKWVSRWASLADSYSDSGSVSVQGDGGAESSVAPKSGEPENAAPSRTRRLLPQLPPSDKSDSPTPTVLVCQESYSEVTKRTIVKDHCVEAYGDPSSRLFIQEDLDPDSLSDASRSDDGFSMEKGKKFKENNKMLEQMGEDTRSESRQPGASRVSNTRAVSEPVSTSFYIGDDGNDAGIPSKLSLSMSHARADKDGKDQEFSFKSAGTPIPGKPPVKDVSAYINAAGKVVISLHQSLPQDQENMAGKEASSFVRQESFTKDKSSSGVPQNKLPHISSHPLLKDLEAVRSTRMDFGQETHLLLKDTETALAALEAKLLGQSQQLEPSETAGQLEDSLSGDSDVDTASTVSLVSGKNVPTNAPKRKAVVSLQKEKSSSTPSIQDQCGQPSARDRLTEKRKTQAPEASNRVETTKRFQMKRSAGTRGSLDFTDDEKSSSLPYLPVPDAVVSDHEHPVTRPVPRRKPFTQSTKEDHSKTTSNVQKIQQVLTRSNSLSTPRPTRASKLRRARLGDASDNECIDTEKTASNSEATAPGTKQSTETKKLSRLDILAMPRKRAGSFTVPSDSETAQSRTGFSGRSVESYRKTGVSEVRAAARKIAAAASAKQPFSRTRSSSVKYSSSSTSRRRPQGSDYTSTSEEEYGSNHSSPKHKRSHTSTATQTPRMRGSGLSKQKHNGRETDEDEDFDDHPDPYNFMAQTAEIAEIARLSQTLVKDVAILAREIHDVAGDGDSQSSSGTGPSTSLSSVPNTPASTISAREELVQHIPEASLNYQKVPPGSVELKDFDQNMNDNREEDASRKTRTRNREEVIFDNLMLNPVSQLSHTIRENTENLAEKMKILFQNSESTWEEMEAKINSENEVPILKTSNKEISSILKELRRVQKQLEVINAIIDPTGNLDVVASNKASSAAKQSTATKVRTANASVSTLETLSPAQMRNYTQKSNCGSSSLQDSNFIPDGEKYVI